From Apium graveolens cultivar Ventura unplaced genomic scaffold, ASM990537v1 ctg5329, whole genome shotgun sequence, a single genomic window includes:
- the LOC141702604 gene encoding uncharacterized protein LOC141702604 → MAFGLEVVSPVEISLNSPRVKYFDAEASREGIQLHNVLIEEVRDEVSRKVLQQQARTAAYFNKKVKVKKFLVGDLVLRESVASQPAITGKFKAPWEGPYQVTDVVAPGTYRLSTLDGSPLKNSWNAIHLKKFYQ, encoded by the coding sequence ATGGCCTTTGGTTTGGAAGTAGTCTCGCCTGTCGAAATCTCCCTTAATTCCCCAAGGGTCAAATACTTTGACGCTGAAGCGTCTCGAGAAGGAATTCAACTCCATAATGTCCTTATAGAAGAAGTCAGAGACGAAGTGTCAAGAAAAGTTCTCCAACAACAAGCTCGCACAGCAGCCTACTTTAACAAGAAAGTGAAGGTCAAAAAGTTCTTGGTTGGGGACTTAGTCCTTCGAGAGTCGGTAGCCTCCCAACCGGCTATAACAGGTAAATTCAAGGCTCCGTGGGAAGGACCATATCAGGTGACAGATGTCGTTGCACCGGGGACCTATCGTCTTTCGACCCTCGATGGAAGTCCTCTCAAGAATTCTTGGAATGCCATTCACTTGAAGAAATTTTATCAGTAG